The Syntrophobotulus glycolicus DSM 8271 DNA window ACAAAACCGTTTTTAAGCAGAAAGGCTTGGAAATGGTTTTTCTGTGGCGAATAAATTCTGGTGAAGCGAACCAACAAAAATCAGATAAAAAGGGCTAACAGGTGGCAATAATCCCAGTTTCCTCTTCCACATCGCCAGTTTTTTCAAATTCATGCAAGCAAAAAAGAAGCGTCATCCCCCATAATAGAATCTGTTAATCATTTTCCACCATTTTTCTTCTTTCTCTCATCAAGAAATTTGTCACAATAGCTAAAGCTTTGTGTGGGAATTTACGTATTAATAAAGTGTAAGCCAAAATAGAATTACAAAAATTTACAGGGGAGAAATTGTACATATGGATATTACCACTATTGTTGGCCTGCTTCTTGGCATTATCGCGTTGTTAGGCGGCTTTATTCATGAAGGAGGAACACTTGGTTCTCTTCTTTCCGTATCAGCCTTTATGATTGTATTTGGGGGAACCCTGGGAGCGACTTGTATCGGTATCCCGCTTGAGGAACTGAAAAAATTGCCCAAGTGGTTTCAAATTGCTTTCACCAATCAGTCCTTTGGTACGGAAAAGGCTTATCATACTTTGGTCCATTTTGCTGAAAAAGCCCGTCAGGAGGGACTGCTCAGTCTTGAGCAGGAGCTGGAAACCGTTGACGATAAATTCACCAAACAGGGAATGCAGCTGATTATTGACGGGACCGACCCGGAAATCACCCGGAGTATTTTGGAATCCAATATCTCCGTTCTGGAGAACAGGCATAAAGTGGGGACCAGCTTCTTTGAAGCGGCAGGCGGTTTTGCTCCTACAATGGGGATTATCGGTACTGTGATGGGTCTGATCCAGGTTCTTGGGAATCTGACTGATCCTGACAGTCTCTCCGCCTCTATTGCGGCGGCCTTCACTGCCACTCTTTACGGCGTGGCTTCGGCAAACATCATGTTTCTGCCGATCGCCAATAAACTGAAAAGCAAAAATAAAAGTGAAGTTGAGACAATGGAAATGATCATGGATGGAATTATCTCTATTCAATCCGGAGAAAATCCCGCTATCCTGAAAGAAAAACTAAAAACCCATTTGGGGTATTTGCCTGAAAATAACAATACTCAAGAAATCCCGGAATAGATGGAGATAAAATATGGCCAGAAAAAAGCACTCCGAAGCACCAGAAAACCATGAAAGATGGCTAATTACATACTCCGACCTGATCACCCTGCTGATGATCTTTTTTGTCGTGATGTATTCTATGAGCAAGGTCGATAACGACAAGTTCCGAGCAATGGCTGACGCGTTAAACATGACCCTGGGCGGCAGCCCGGGTCGAATCAGTATTGCTCAGACTTCAGGCGGCGACTCTTTGATTGAAACCGGAGGACCGCAAAACAACCCTCAGTCCGCAAGCACCGATCCTGAAAGCTCCGGTCAACTGCAAAAAAATAACAGCGGCAATGTGGATATGGAAACCATGACCATCCTGGACATTAAAGCCAAGCTCGACCAGTTTTCCAAGGCAAACGGAATAGAAAGCAAGCTGATCTCCAGTACCGAAGAACGAGGACTGGTGGTCAGCATCCAGGATACCTTGCTGTTTCAGCCGGGGTCTGCTGAAATTTCCCCTAATGCCCTTGATATCCTCCAGAAAATCAGTTCGGTTTTAGCTGCGTCCCAAAACTATATTAAGGTCGAGGGCCACACCTGCACCCTGCCGATCCATACTTCCCAATACCGGAGCAATTGGGAGCTTTCCGTTATTCGGGCAACCAATGTCGTCCATATTCTTGCCGAAAGCGGGCAAATCAATTCCAAACGTCTTTCGGCGACAGGTTACGGTGAATTCCGTCCCATAGCAAGTAATGATACGGATGAAGGACGAATCAAGAATAGAAGAGTGGACTTAATCATCCTGCGTTCAAAATATGACGCGGTTGAGCCGGGCTTAGCCACGGCCGCCGCTCAGTAAGCCAAGGCCTTAATCAGCTCACAGCCGATTCTTACGGTCTTGTCCACTTTGCCGGGATTGATCATGGACATGTTGTCTTCGGGGGTATGGTTCTTGTCCAGCCAATTCCTGCTTAACATTGTCACGGCAGGAACACCCATGTTATTGAAACTGATCTCATCACTATGATGCCCGTTTCCCGAAACCAACTGGATACCGGCCCCGTTTTTTTGAACAGCTTCGCGGACCTTTTCTGTGAGGGGGTTTTTCCCGGAAGCCCACATGATATAATCATTCTGGTCGCCGTTGCCTACCGTGTCTAAATTCACGACGGCCTCAATCGCTTTTAGGGGAACTGTCGGATGATGAACGAAAAAATCCGATCCGATGTAACCCATTTCTTCAGCACTCCAAAAAGCCGCAATGATTGTTTTGGCGGGACTACGCCCGTTATAAGCTTCTTTGGTAAAATACCGCATGATTTCCAAAACACATCCGCAGCCTGAGGCATTATCATTGGCTCCCGCACAGAGTTTTCCCTGAAAATACCCGAGATGATCATAATGAGCGGATAAGAGAATATATTGGCCTTGCTCCCTTCCGGGAAGCCCTCCCAGAACATTGGCTGAAGGCAAATACAGACCGCCCGCTTCTTTCGGCCGGAAAAGCGCCCTTCCATTAATCAGCCGTTCTTCCATCGGCGGAAAAGAAAACAGCTGCAAGTATTGATCGTTTCCCATCGGATGTAGACCGATCTGGCGAAGTTCGTTTTCTAAATAAATCAAGGCTTTTGTTTCGCCTGATGTTCCGGCCCTGCGGCCTTCCATTTTTGAACCGGAAAGATTCTTGATATCATCTATTGCTTTCCGCCCAAATGCTTGTATTTTTTGTTCTGCGCCATTTTCTTCCAATGGCGGCATTTGCAAAGCAGTTTTCGGATCTCCCAGCCAGTTTTCGACCGCTCCCGCTATTCTGCCCGGAAAAGCTGTCCAAGGCAGCATGAGGGCCCCAAAACCAAAAAGCATTTTCAAAAACGTTCTGCGTGTCGGCATGATTATTTCTACCTTTCAGGGAGGATTTTATATGGCTATTCGGATCGACAGCTCCAAACAATCGGCAATTTCGGAAAATATTGATACACATTCTACATCGGAAAAAAACAGGGCTGAGTTTAGCCATATTTTATCTCAAACCACCAAGTTGAACAGCAAGGAGCTTGAGGATTTTTTACTCAAGCTGGACCTGCAGGGCAAAAAACTTTCCGAATCCCTTTCTGTAACAGATTTGCACGATTTTAAAAATATGGTGAAAAAGTTTCTCCAATCTACTTTTGGTCAAAGCCGCACCATGCAGGAAGAATCCTATTGGGATTTTCGCGGCCAGCCGAAGGTCATGGCCAGAGTGACCAAAATCAATCAAGCCCTGGAAGATTTAGGCCGGCAAATTCTTTCATCCCAGGCGGAACCTTTGAGAGTTCTGGAGAAAATAGGTGAGATCAGAGGTTTAATTGTTGATTTGTTTGCCTGATCACTGATATGATATTCTCAATATTTCATCACCATTATTGGAGGTTACAGCTTTGCACAACTCGCCTATCCTGACTTATGAACAATTTATCAAAGCCTTCCTTCATTTGAGCGGGCTTGACTTAAACTATTATAAAGAGAACCAAATGAGAAGACGGATCAATGCCTTTATGAATAACAATAATTTCCAGGAAAACTATCATGATTTTACCCTTGCCCTAAAAAGAGATCCGCTCCTCTTTGACTCTTTTTTTAAGCACCTGACAATTAATGTTTCTCAATTTTTTCGTGATCAAAGGCTGTGGGATATTTTGAGAACAACGATTTTGCCCCTGATCGTAAACAACCGGCCTTCTGTCAGGCTCTGGAGCGCCGGGTGTTCAAGCGGCCAGGAAGCTTATAGTCTCGGGATAATGATGCAATCGTCCTTTCCCCAGGTGAAATACAATATCCTGGCGAGTGACATTGATGTCAATGTGCTCAAACATGCTCAAAACGGTTTGTATGAAGAAAGGGATTTTATCAGCAC harbors:
- a CDS encoding flagellar motor protein, producing the protein MDITTIVGLLLGIIALLGGFIHEGGTLGSLLSVSAFMIVFGGTLGATCIGIPLEELKKLPKWFQIAFTNQSFGTEKAYHTLVHFAEKARQEGLLSLEQELETVDDKFTKQGMQLIIDGTDPEITRSILESNISVLENRHKVGTSFFEAAGGFAPTMGIIGTVMGLIQVLGNLTDPDSLSASIAAAFTATLYGVASANIMFLPIANKLKSKNKSEVETMEMIMDGIISIQSGENPAILKEKLKTHLGYLPENNNTQEIPE
- a CDS encoding flagellar motor protein MotB; amino-acid sequence: MARKKHSEAPENHERWLITYSDLITLLMIFFVVMYSMSKVDNDKFRAMADALNMTLGGSPGRISIAQTSGGDSLIETGGPQNNPQSASTDPESSGQLQKNNSGNVDMETMTILDIKAKLDQFSKANGIESKLISSTEERGLVVSIQDTLLFQPGSAEISPNALDILQKISSVLAASQNYIKVEGHTCTLPIHTSQYRSNWELSVIRATNVVHILAESGQINSKRLSATGYGEFRPIASNDTDEGRIKNRRVDLIILRSKYDAVEPGLATAAAQ
- a CDS encoding M28 family metallopeptidase, with the protein product MPTRRTFLKMLFGFGALMLPWTAFPGRIAGAVENWLGDPKTALQMPPLEENGAEQKIQAFGRKAIDDIKNLSGSKMEGRRAGTSGETKALIYLENELRQIGLHPMGNDQYLQLFSFPPMEERLINGRALFRPKEAGGLYLPSANVLGGLPGREQGQYILLSAHYDHLGYFQGKLCAGANDNASGCGCVLEIMRYFTKEAYNGRSPAKTIIAAFWSAEEMGYIGSDFFVHHPTVPLKAIEAVVNLDTVGNGDQNDYIMWASGKNPLTEKVREAVQKNGAGIQLVSGNGHHSDEISFNNMGVPAVTMLSRNWLDKNHTPEDNMSMINPGKVDKTVRIGCELIKALAY
- a CDS encoding YaaR family protein; its protein translation is MAIRIDSSKQSAISENIDTHSTSEKNRAEFSHILSQTTKLNSKELEDFLLKLDLQGKKLSESLSVTDLHDFKNMVKKFLQSTFGQSRTMQEESYWDFRGQPKVMARVTKINQALEDLGRQILSSQAEPLRVLEKIGEIRGLIVDLFA
- a CDS encoding CheR family methyltransferase, whose product is MHNSPILTYEQFIKAFLHLSGLDLNYYKENQMRRRINAFMNNNNFQENYHDFTLALKRDPLLFDSFFKHLTINVSQFFRDQRLWDILRTTILPLIVNNRPSVRLWSAGCSSGQEAYSLGIMMQSSFPQVKYNILASDIDVNVLKHAQNGLYEERDFISTPPEFLEKYFTQSNGKYQIKEIIKKNVRFVEQNLLTDRFDSGFDFIACRNVVIYFTDEAKEILYKKFIASLNPGGILFTGSTEHLFGYNLLGLKPIASFFYQKKEKTG